A window of Acidobacteriota bacterium genomic DNA:
GCATTGATCGCCGCTCTGTTCCTCGGCGAGCGCAAGGCACGACGCGAGCAGGTCCGGGCCGAAGCCATGACCGACTACCTGAAGGGAATGTTCCAGGGCTTCGACCCCTTCCGTGGCGAAGAGCAACCGGTCACCGCCCGCGAAATGCTCGACCGCGGCGTCGAGCGCCTGGAGTCGGAGCTCAGCGCAGAGCCCGCCACCGCCCTCGAGGTGCTCTTGGTCCTGGCCGAGATCTACGGCAGCCTGGGCCACTATGACGACTCCCAAAGCGCCCTCCGGCGCGGCCTCGAGATTCAGCAGCAGGAGCTCGCCGGAGACTTCGGCCTGCGCAGCCGCCTGCTCGTCGAGCTCGCCGAAATGCAAACCCTGGCTGGCAATCTCGCGGCGGCCGGTACCAACCTCGGGGAGAGTCTCGAGCTGCTCGAGTCCCACCGGCTCGGCCGCTCCCCACAAGCCACCCACGGGCGCCTCCAGCTCGGCATCGTCGAGCGGCTGCGCGGCCGTTACAGCGCTTCCGCCGAGCTCCTCGAAGGCGCCCTCGACGAGCTGCGCCAGGCCTCTCCGCAAGACGCCGAAAGGCTCGACGAAGCCCTCATCGAGCTCGGCCGCACCCGGCTTCTCCAGGGCGACTACAGGACCGCCCGCAGCCGAATCGAAGAAGCGGTCGAACGCCGTCGACAGCGCTACGGCAGCGACCACCCCAAGACCATCGTCGCCACCGAAGCCCTCGGCACCCTGGAGTTCGATTCGAACAATCTCGAAGCCGCCCAGGAGATCATGCACCGAGTGCTCGAAGCACACGTCGAGTTCCATGGTCCGGATCATCCGGTGGTCATCCGGAGTCTCTACAATCTCGGCGCTCTCGAAGCCACCCTCGGCCGCTACGAATCGGCCGCGGAGCGCTTTCGCGCCACCATCGAGCGCATGCGCTCGCCCAACGGATTCGATCACCCGAACCTGCCGTCGGCCCTGATGTGGTCCGCCCGGGTGGCCCTCGATCGCGGCGAGATCGAATCCGCTCGGCGCCAGGCGACGGAGGCCCTGGAACGCATCACGCGCTCCTTTCCAGCCGACCACGGCATCATCCGCGATTGCCTCAACCTGATCGGCAACATCGAGCGCGGCGCCGGCGATCTCCCAGCCGCCCGGGAAACGCTGCGCCGTTCCCTCGCTCTCTCACCGGAGAGCTCGACAGCCCATTTCTCCCGCCTCTACCTGGCCGAAGCCAGCCTCGAGGCCGGCGATCTGGCCGCGGCGCAAACCTGGGTCGACCAGTTCCAAGAGGAATCGCGAGGCGATCCCAAGTTCCTTCTCCGCCAGCGGCTGGCCCGCGCCACCCTCGCCCTCCGCCGCCAGCAGTCCGACGATGCGCAGCGACTTCTCGCCGCCATCGATACCGCCTCACTGCCTACCCTCGGCGTGACCGAACGCCTAGAGCTCGAAGCCTTGGTGACCGCCATCGATCTGGAAAAGGGACGCTTCGACGGCGCCACGACGAGAGCTCGCCGAATGCTCGCTCAGGCCTTGGAGAGCGTCGGGCGCCGCAGCCGGACCGCTGGCAAAGCCCATCTCCTCTTGGCTCTGGCACACCTTGGCAAAGGCCGCCGAGAGGGCGCGCGCTTCCATCTCGAAGCGGCCATCGCAATCCTGCCAGCGCCCCTCGACCAGCCACCGCAGGGCGGTCCCTCGGCACGCCAGCTCCTAGCGCAGATCCCTCCCTGAAAGGCCGGCTCGCCCCGATGAGCGACCTCGTCTTTTGCCAAGGCCGCCGTCGACAACGTAGGATGTATCGGGGGATGTAGGCTTCACTTGTTGGCGGAGGTCTTCCTGGAGGAGACCACTGGGCACCATGGATCAAGCACTACCGCGACCCGTGTCGGCGCGCGGGGTCACTCAGCTCCTCGAGCGCTGGCGGAGAGGCGAGCAAGAGGCCTTCGAGGCTCTCATTCCGCTGGTCTACGACGAGCTCCGGCTGGTCGCACGGCGTCAGCTCGTCGCCGAACGTCCCGATCACACTCTCCAGCCCACCGCCCTGGTTCACGAGGCCTACTTCCGCATGATGGGCCGGGACCACCCGCAGTGGAAGGGCCGGTCGCACTTCTTCGCCGTCGCCGCCCTGGTGATGCGGCGCGTCCTGATCGACCACGCCCGGGGACAGAACCGGCAGCGCCG
This region includes:
- a CDS encoding tetratricopeptide repeat protein; its protein translation is MTEDPSWQRLDELFHRAWDLPAEQRAAFLDRTCGDDPALHRELTTLLSAATTPSGWIDGSASDEALDLLSADARFPRGTLIGRYRTLRLLGRGGMGSVYLAERSDGHYDQKVALKVIKRGMDTDALLERFRRERQILAQLDHPSIARLVDGGATRDGRPYLVMEHIEGEPIDAYARRQGLTLDQRLALFLQICHAVRYSHRNLVIHRDLKPSNILVTAQGAPKLLDFGTAKILAEVEAGQTSQEIQLVTPGYASPEQIEGGPITTACDVFGLGVLLYELLADVHPFEDPALSRQEVTRAVLGAEPLRPSLVAPGERRSRLRGDLDAIVLYALRKEPTDRYPSVSALIRDIERHRLSQPVHARQGTLRYRAHRFLQRHRWGLGAALLVFALTAALIAALFLGERKARREQVRAEAMTDYLKGMFQGFDPFRGEEQPVTAREMLDRGVERLESELSAEPATALEVLLVLAEIYGSLGHYDDSQSALRRGLEIQQQELAGDFGLRSRLLVELAEMQTLAGNLAAAGTNLGESLELLESHRLGRSPQATHGRLQLGIVERLRGRYSASAELLEGALDELRQASPQDAERLDEALIELGRTRLLQGDYRTARSRIEEAVERRRQRYGSDHPKTIVATEALGTLEFDSNNLEAAQEIMHRVLEAHVEFHGPDHPVVIRSLYNLGALEATLGRYESAAERFRATIERMRSPNGFDHPNLPSALMWSARVALDRGEIESARRQATEALERITRSFPADHGIIRDCLNLIGNIERGAGDLPAARETLRRSLALSPESSTAHFSRLYLAEASLEAGDLAAAQTWVDQFQEESRGDPKFLLRQRLARATLALRRQQSDDAQRLLAAIDTASLPTLGVTERLELEALVTAIDLEKGRFDGATTRARRMLAQALESVGRRSRTAGKAHLLLALAHLGKGRREGARFHLEAAIAILPAPLDQPPQGGPSARQLLAQIPP
- a CDS encoding sigma-70 family RNA polymerase sigma factor — its product is MDQALPRPVSARGVTQLLERWRRGEQEAFEALIPLVYDELRLVARRQLVAERPDHTLQPTALVHEAYFRMMGRDHPQWKGRSHFFAVAALVMRRVLIDHARGQNRQRRGNGMVRIDLEDGQLESPQPQAQLLALDDALNRLEREDPRKAQVVQLRYFGGLTLDEVANVLRVAQVTVVRDWRMARAWLLRDLEGSG